In Bradyrhizobium guangdongense, the sequence TGTTCTCCGTCTACGTGCTGATGGCGCTGGGGCTCGCGATCATCTTCGGCCAGATGGGCGTCATCAACATGGCCCATGGCGAGTTCATGATCCTCGGCGCCTACGTCACCTGGATGACGTCGAACTTCTTCCAGTCCTATCTGCCTGGTCTGTTCAGCGGCTATTTCTTCCTCGCGATGATATTGGCCTTCCTGGCGTCCGGCGCGCTCGGAATGCTGGTCGAATGGGTGCTGATCCGGCACCTCTATAAGCGCCCGCTCGACACGCTGCTGGCGACCTGGGGCCTCAGCCTGATGCTGCAGCAGGCCTATCGCTCGATCTTCGGCGCGCGCGAAGTCGGCGTCGAGCTGCCGCAATGGATGCTGGGCTCGCTCCACGTCACCGACTCGATCGAGGTGCCGATCAACGGCGTCTTCGTGATGGGCCTGACGGTGCTGATCACGATCGGCGTCGCCTACATCATGTTCCGCTCGCGCTGGGGCCGCCAGGTCCGCGCCGTCGTGCAGAACCGCATCATGGCAGGCGCCGTCGGCATCAACACCGCGAAGGTCGACCGATACACCTTCGCCCTCGGCTGCGGCATCGCCGGCGTCGCCGGCTCGGCCTTCACCATGATCGGCTCGACCGGGCCGACCTCGGGCCAGCTCTACATCGTCGATACGTTCCTGGTCGTCGTGTTCGGCGGCGCCGCAAGCCTGCTCGGCACTATCGCCTCCGCCTTCTCGATCTCGCAGACCCAGTCGACCCTCGAGTTCTTCATGTCGGGTTCGATGGCGAAGGTGCTGACGCTGCTTGCGGTGGTGGGAATTCTGATGCTGCGGCCGCAGGGCCTGTTCGCCCTCAAGGTCCGTAAATAACGAAAGTGCAGGGGGCTGACCCATGAACGATAGTCGTTTCGCCACGCGTTCGGAGTTGATCGGCATCCTGGTGCTCGCGGTCTTTCTGGTCGTGATCCTGCCGCTCTGCCTCGACGTCTTTCGCCTCAACCTGGTCGCCAAATATCTGACCTATGCCTTCGTCGCGCTGGGGCTGGTGATCTGCTGGGGTTACGGCGGCATCCTGAGCCTGGGGCAGGGCGTATTCTTCGGCCTCGGCGGCTACTGCATGGCGATGTTCCTCAAGCTCGAGGCCTCCAGCGTCGAAAACACCAAGATCCAGTCGACGCCGGGCATCCCCGACTTCATGGACTGGAACCAGATCACGGCGCTGCCGTTCTTCTGGAAGCCGTTCCACAGCCTGACCTTCACCATCGCCGCCGTCATCCTGGTGCCCGGCATCTTCGCCCTGATCATCGGTGCTGCGATGTTCAAGCGTCGGGTCGGCGGCACCTACTTCGCGATCATCACGCAGGCGGTTGCGGCGATACTGACAATCCTGATCGTCGGTCAGCAGGGCTACACCGGCGGCATCAACGGCATGACCGACCTGCGCACGCTGAAGGGGTGGGATATCCGTCCCGACCACGCCAAGGTCGTGCTCTACTTCTTCGAGGTCGGCCTGCTGTTCGGCTGCATCTTCATCGCGCAGTTCGTCCGCCATTCGAAGCTCGGCCGCATCCTGGTGGCGATGCGCGACCAGGAGGACCGGGTCCGCTTCTCCGGCTACAGCGTCGCCAACTTCAAGATCTTCGCCTTCTGCATCGCCGCGATCTTCGCCGCAATCGGCGGCGCCATGTTCGCGCTCAACGTCGGCTTCATGTCGCCGTCCTTCGTCGGCATCGTGCCCTCGATCGAGATGGTGATCTACACCGCGGTCGGCGGCCGGCTCTCGATCCTGGGTGCGGTCTACGGAACGATCCTCGTCAACTTCGCCAAGACCAGCCTCTCTGAGTCGTTTCCCGAACTCTGGCTGTTCGGCCTCGGCGGCCTGTTCATCGCCGTGGTGCTGGCATTCCCGAATGGCCTCGCCGGCATCTGGGGCGATTACGTCCAGCCGCGAGTCAGCAAGC encodes:
- the urtB gene encoding urea ABC transporter permease subunit UrtB, yielding MFGDYSIGDLGSIFVMQGFAGLILFSVYVLMALGLAIIFGQMGVINMAHGEFMILGAYVTWMTSNFFQSYLPGLFSGYFFLAMILAFLASGALGMLVEWVLIRHLYKRPLDTLLATWGLSLMLQQAYRSIFGAREVGVELPQWMLGSLHVTDSIEVPINGVFVMGLTVLITIGVAYIMFRSRWGRQVRAVVQNRIMAGAVGINTAKVDRYTFALGCGIAGVAGSAFTMIGSTGPTSGQLYIVDTFLVVVFGGAASLLGTIASAFSISQTQSTLEFFMSGSMAKVLTLLAVVGILMLRPQGLFALKVRK
- the urtC gene encoding urea ABC transporter permease subunit UrtC — protein: MNDSRFATRSELIGILVLAVFLVVILPLCLDVFRLNLVAKYLTYAFVALGLVICWGYGGILSLGQGVFFGLGGYCMAMFLKLEASSVENTKIQSTPGIPDFMDWNQITALPFFWKPFHSLTFTIAAVILVPGIFALIIGAAMFKRRVGGTYFAIITQAVAAILTILIVGQQGYTGGINGMTDLRTLKGWDIRPDHAKVVLYFFEVGLLFGCIFIAQFVRHSKLGRILVAMRDQEDRVRFSGYSVANFKIFAFCIAAIFAAIGGAMFALNVGFMSPSFVGIVPSIEMVIYTAVGGRLSILGAVYGTILVNFAKTSLSESFPELWLFGLGGLFIAVVLAFPNGLAGIWGDYVQPRVSKLIGTRKAKPGWTDNSVADGAPAE